The proteins below are encoded in one region of bacterium:
- a CDS encoding two pore domain potassium channel family protein, with product MSTSLRSRLAQPWAHERSLTAMLIFLVINVVVVYPLSAAGIAGHVVFGIIFGLLLVSGIAATARNTAVLVVFTVIAIIGVAIHWVRYVDPTPALQLADLAASLVSSAMLSGILLVQVFREGEVTSARVQGAVAIYLLLAMTWAFAYALVATLDPSAFQETTTVPANEIDTHRYLYFSFVTLTTLGLGDILPMSPLARLLVILESTIGQLFPVILIARLVSLELYYRQRHFEQQQATLDRRALTREIARELEALREERR from the coding sequence ATGAGCACCTCGCTGCGTTCCCGGCTCGCCCAGCCCTGGGCGCACGAGCGCAGTCTCACGGCGATGTTGATCTTCCTGGTGATCAACGTCGTCGTCGTCTACCCGCTGAGCGCCGCCGGCATCGCCGGGCACGTGGTCTTCGGCATCATCTTCGGACTCCTGCTCGTCTCGGGCATCGCGGCCACGGCGCGCAATACCGCCGTGCTGGTGGTCTTCACCGTCATCGCCATCATCGGCGTGGCGATCCACTGGGTGCGCTACGTCGATCCGACGCCAGCGCTGCAGCTCGCCGACCTCGCCGCCTCGCTGGTGTCCTCCGCGATGCTGTCGGGCATTCTGCTCGTCCAGGTGTTCCGCGAGGGCGAGGTGACGAGCGCCCGGGTGCAGGGCGCGGTGGCGATCTACCTGCTGCTGGCGATGACCTGGGCGTTCGCGTACGCGTTGGTGGCGACGCTCGACCCGAGCGCCTTCCAGGAGACGACGACGGTGCCGGCCAACGAGATCGACACCCACCGGTACCTGTACTTCAGCTTCGTCACCCTGACGACGCTCGGCCTGGGCGATATCCTGCCGATGTCGCCCCTGGCGCGCCTGCTGGTGATCCTCGAGTCGACGATCGGCCAACTCTTCCCGGTGATCCTCATCGCTCGCCTGGTGTCGCTCGAGCTCTACTACCGCCAGCGCCACTTCGAGCAGCAGCAGGCCACCCTCGACCGCCGCGCCCTGACCCGCGAGATCGCGCGCGAGCTCGAGGCGCTGCGAGAGGAGCGGCGATGA
- a CDS encoding nitronate monooxygenase: MAIETELTRRFGLRHPIVSAPMGAVAGGRLAAAVSRAGGLGLIGPGYLGADWIEAELAAAGGERVGIGFITWDLARAPQRLDVALAHHPAAVMLSFGDPEPFLPAIRRAGVPVMLQVQTLAAARQAAALGADLIVAQGTEAGGHGAQRALLPLLPAVVDAVAPIPVLGAGGIADGRGLVAALALGAQGILVGTRFAASAEALGLAAAKARLVESGGDATLRTRVFDIVRGLPWPSGWNGRAIRNAFTERWHGREEALQAARDAEQRRYAEAAQAGDLDTALVWAGEGVDLVRDVPPAAAIVAAIAGDAERVLRALARHQPGSG, encoded by the coding sequence ATGGCGATCGAGACGGAGCTGACGCGGCGCTTCGGCCTCCGGCATCCCATCGTGTCGGCGCCGATGGGCGCCGTGGCCGGCGGGCGGTTGGCGGCGGCGGTGTCGCGCGCCGGTGGCCTGGGACTGATCGGTCCGGGGTATCTCGGGGCGGACTGGATCGAGGCGGAGCTCGCCGCGGCCGGCGGCGAGCGGGTGGGGATCGGGTTCATCACCTGGGATCTGGCGCGCGCGCCGCAGCGGCTCGACGTCGCGCTCGCTCACCATCCGGCGGCGGTGATGCTCTCGTTCGGCGATCCCGAACCGTTCCTGCCCGCGATCCGCCGCGCCGGCGTACCGGTGATGCTGCAGGTGCAGACGCTGGCGGCGGCCCGGCAGGCCGCCGCGCTCGGCGCCGACCTCATCGTCGCCCAGGGTACCGAGGCCGGCGGCCACGGCGCGCAGCGGGCGCTGCTGCCGCTGCTGCCGGCGGTGGTCGACGCCGTGGCGCCGATCCCGGTGCTCGGCGCCGGCGGCATCGCCGACGGCCGCGGCCTGGTGGCGGCGCTGGCGCTGGGGGCGCAGGGCATCCTGGTCGGCACCCGCTTCGCCGCCAGCGCGGAGGCGCTCGGGCTCGCGGCCGCCAAGGCGCGGCTGGTGGAGAGCGGCGGCGACGCGACGCTGCGGACGCGCGTCTTCGACATCGTGCGCGGCCTGCCGTGGCCGAGCGGTTGGAACGGACGCGCCATCCGCAACGCCTTCACGGAGCGCTGGCACGGGCGCGAGGAGGCGCTGCAGGCGGCGCGCGATGCCGAGCAGCGCCGCTATGCCGAGGCGGCGCAGGCCGGCGATCTCGACACCGCGCTGGTGTGGGCCGGAGAGGGCGTCGACCTGGTGCGCGACGTGCCGCCCGCCGCCGCCATCGTCGCCGCCATCGCCGGTGACGCCGAGCGCGTGCTGCGGGCGCTGGCGCGGCACCAACCCGGGTCAGGATGA
- a CDS encoding dockerin type I repeat-containing protein yields the protein MRTLLAGLGALAIIGTGAARADWPTFAANPQHTSLSNAAAQPLQTIRWSTPVDLAPPTGSILIHYGSPLVTPGNTVVVPVKTGSSGGYRVEARRAGDGVVRWSADTDYILPPHTWTPSYSPTLTADQRVYFAGAGGTVYFRDAADSDGSLPISQRAFYGLASYQAARASFDATVFIDTPITADSAGTIYFGFRASAGAPLGLQSGIARIDANGNGSWVSAVAASGGDASITRVPHQAAPALSADEQTLYVVVASANNATNHYLVGLNPATLALRESSPGVPMRVALKDPRNGGANNASVLDESSASPMVGPDGDVYYGVMGNPFNVRGWLLHFSANLAQTKTPGGFGWDTTPSVVPAAAVPSYAGGSAYLLFTKYNNYAGLDGGDGVNRMVVLDPNATMVEPHASSGGLLVMKEILAIAGPTPDPEHLAQYPNAVREWCINSAAVDPATRSVMANSEDGKLYRWDLATNTLSPGIALSPGIGEAYTPTVIGPDGTVYAINWAILNAVGLAPTPSPTPLATPTCIPGGDNGISGQVRAYHSGRPVGGATVRLSGGTTATTQTDATGHFAFTGLDGCHVHLEVDKLGDVDSGISTLDAAYTLQAVAGLRTLDAEQRLACDVSGNGALSTLDATFILQQRVGLLATFPAVQACASDWHFVPSPAAAANQTVLPPENIGVNACRRGAIDYAPLSGQATGQDFAAVLIGDCTANWQPAP from the coding sequence GTGCGCACCCTCCTCGCCGGGCTCGGCGCCCTCGCGATCATCGGCACGGGCGCGGCGCGCGCCGACTGGCCGACCTTCGCCGCCAACCCGCAGCACACCAGCCTCTCGAACGCGGCGGCGCAGCCGCTGCAGACGATCCGCTGGTCGACCCCCGTCGACCTGGCGCCGCCCACCGGCTCCATCCTCATCCACTACGGCTCGCCGCTGGTGACGCCGGGGAACACGGTGGTGGTGCCGGTGAAGACCGGCAGCAGCGGCGGCTATCGCGTCGAAGCGCGCCGGGCCGGGGACGGGGTGGTGCGCTGGTCGGCGGACACCGACTACATCCTGCCGCCGCACACCTGGACGCCCAGCTACTCGCCGACGCTGACGGCGGACCAGCGCGTCTACTTCGCCGGCGCCGGCGGCACGGTGTACTTCCGCGATGCCGCCGACAGCGATGGATCGCTGCCGATCAGCCAGCGCGCGTTCTACGGCCTGGCGAGCTACCAGGCGGCGCGCGCCAGCTTCGACGCGACGGTGTTCATCGACACGCCGATCACCGCCGACAGCGCCGGCACCATCTACTTCGGATTCCGCGCCAGCGCCGGCGCGCCGCTCGGCCTGCAGAGCGGCATCGCCCGCATCGACGCCAACGGCAACGGCAGTTGGGTCTCGGCGGTCGCGGCCTCGGGCGGCGACGCCAGCATCACGCGCGTGCCGCACCAGGCGGCGCCGGCGCTGAGCGCCGACGAGCAGACCCTGTACGTCGTCGTCGCCAGCGCCAACAACGCCACCAACCACTACCTGGTGGGCCTGAACCCGGCGACGCTCGCCCTCAGGGAGTCCTCGCCCGGGGTACCGATGCGGGTCGCGCTCAAGGATCCGCGCAACGGCGGCGCCAACAACGCCAGCGTCCTCGACGAGAGTTCCGCGTCGCCGATGGTCGGGCCGGACGGCGACGTCTACTACGGCGTCATGGGCAACCCCTTCAACGTCCGCGGCTGGCTGCTGCACTTCTCCGCCAACCTGGCGCAGACGAAGACGCCGGGCGGATTCGGCTGGGACACCACCCCCTCGGTCGTCCCGGCGGCGGCGGTGCCGTCGTACGCCGGCGGCTCCGCCTATCTGCTCTTCACCAAGTACAACAACTACGCCGGCCTCGACGGCGGCGACGGCGTCAACCGCATGGTGGTGCTCGATCCCAACGCCACCATGGTGGAGCCGCACGCCTCCTCCGGCGGTCTGCTGGTGATGAAGGAAATCCTCGCCATCGCCGGCCCGACGCCGGACCCGGAGCACCTCGCGCAGTACCCGAACGCGGTGCGCGAATGGTGCATCAACAGCGCCGCCGTGGATCCGGCGACCCGGTCGGTGATGGCCAACAGCGAGGACGGGAAGCTGTACCGCTGGGACCTGGCGACCAACACGCTGTCGCCCGGCATCGCGCTGTCACCGGGCATCGGCGAAGCCTACACGCCGACGGTGATCGGACCGGACGGCACGGTCTACGCGATCAACTGGGCGATCCTCAACGCCGTCGGCCTGGCGCCCACGCCGTCGCCGACGCCGCTGGCGACGCCGACGTGCATCCCTGGCGGCGACAACGGCATCAGCGGCCAGGTGCGCGCCTACCACAGCGGCCGGCCGGTGGGCGGCGCCACCGTGCGGCTGAGCGGCGGGACGACGGCGACGACACAGACCGATGCCACCGGCCACTTCGCCTTCACCGGCCTCGACGGCTGCCACGTCCACCTCGAGGTGGACAAGCTCGGCGACGTCGACAGCGGCATCAGCACGCTCGACGCCGCCTACACGCTGCAGGCCGTCGCCGGCCTGCGGACGCTCGACGCCGAGCAGCGGTTGGCCTGCGACGTCTCGGGCAACGGCGCCCTCAGCACCCTCGATGCGACGTTCATCCTGCAGCAGCGCGTCGGCCTGCTCGCCACCTTCCCCGCCGTCCAGGCCTGCGCCTCCGACTGGCACTTCGTGCCCTCGCCCGCGGCGGCGGCGAACCAGACCGTCCTCCCGCCGGAGAACATCGGCGTCAACGCCTGCCGGCGCGGCGCCATCGACTACGCACCGCTGAGCGGCCAGGCGACGGGCCAGGACTTCGCCGCCGTGCTGATCGGCGACTGCACCGCCAACTGGCAGCCGGCGCCGTGA
- a CDS encoding putative Ig domain-containing protein, with translation MSPCRFLPRALGVAIVGAALAAVASTPAGASTAYGDLNNFDVFNDTGSDCHGFEIELDDVRSTDITYTYDYNHYGVPTITEDASDPAHPKVFVRYAAAYDATLNGFSAYTAVPAAPPAPTDGHQCTNPAVNIGCEHFGVGYYGAPTAVRYNWLIENPSAPGTLVHGPAVNVSTPTWTYYPPAPAQPVAQVQAVILAPPAPEAPVYEFGDAVWVKSIVTTSHNNHPVELRDLVSDDPSDPNDKNWANGEPDEVEIEWQILQTEFKNANGANNELVGGNEALPHGDEVVTRRYEFYKYAGPLDPETNEALCEKYPPVADPNAGGYKAECDPSSVTILGDYIGAQMAGFNVAAVLGLIDHLQDGDLDEPYTDRTVVVGGNTPYTTTVSGGALPAGLSLDSATGVLSGTPTAAGDFAFTVSATDADAAQVSRAYTLRINGAPPADACPDDPAKTDPGICGCGVADTDSDGDGTPDCVDQCANDPAKTDAGVCGCGVADTDSDGDGTPDCHDQCASDPAKVAPGTCGCGVADTDSDGDGTPDCHDQCANDPAKVAPGTCGCGVADTDSDGDGTPDCHDQCANDPAKVAPGACGCGVADTDSDGDGTPDCHDQCANDPAKVAPGACGCGVADTDSDGDGTPDCHDQCASDPAKVAPGVCGCGVADTDSDGDGTPDCHDQCASDPAKVAPGACGCGVADTDSDGDGTPDCHDQCASDPAKVAPGACGCGVADTDANGNGIADCLETGRADLRLSFEAKGKPGKVGRRLAYEIAVRNDGPDTATAVVTSVRCAGLPFHLEAQASDCAVDGGALICPSGTVRARKAAKERLVIVPEATGVLRCVATVSSAVRDPNPANDTAAADVQVR, from the coding sequence ATGAGCCCATGCCGTTTTCTACCCCGTGCCCTGGGTGTCGCCATCGTCGGCGCCGCCCTGGCCGCCGTCGCGTCGACCCCCGCCGGCGCCAGCACCGCCTATGGTGATCTCAACAACTTCGACGTCTTCAACGACACCGGCAGCGACTGCCATGGCTTCGAGATCGAGCTCGACGACGTGCGCAGCACCGACATCACGTACACCTACGACTACAATCACTACGGCGTGCCGACGATCACCGAGGATGCGTCCGATCCGGCGCACCCGAAGGTCTTCGTGCGCTACGCCGCCGCCTACGATGCGACGCTGAATGGCTTCTCGGCGTACACGGCCGTGCCGGCGGCGCCGCCGGCTCCGACCGACGGACACCAGTGCACGAATCCCGCCGTCAACATCGGCTGCGAGCACTTCGGCGTCGGCTACTACGGCGCGCCGACGGCGGTGCGCTACAACTGGCTGATCGAGAACCCGTCGGCGCCGGGCACCCTCGTCCATGGTCCGGCGGTCAACGTGTCGACGCCGACCTGGACCTACTACCCGCCGGCGCCGGCCCAGCCGGTGGCGCAGGTGCAGGCGGTGATCCTGGCGCCGCCGGCCCCCGAGGCGCCGGTCTACGAGTTCGGCGACGCCGTGTGGGTGAAGTCGATCGTCACCACCTCGCACAACAATCACCCGGTCGAGCTGCGCGACCTGGTGTCGGACGACCCGAGCGATCCCAACGACAAGAACTGGGCGAACGGCGAGCCGGACGAGGTCGAGATCGAGTGGCAGATCCTGCAGACCGAGTTCAAGAACGCCAACGGCGCCAACAACGAGCTCGTCGGCGGCAACGAGGCGCTGCCGCACGGCGACGAGGTGGTCACCCGTCGCTACGAGTTCTACAAGTACGCCGGGCCCCTGGATCCGGAAACCAACGAGGCGCTGTGCGAGAAGTACCCGCCGGTCGCCGATCCCAACGCCGGCGGGTACAAGGCGGAGTGCGATCCGAGCTCGGTGACCATCCTGGGGGACTACATCGGCGCCCAGATGGCCGGCTTCAACGTCGCCGCCGTGCTCGGCCTGATCGACCACCTGCAGGACGGCGACCTCGACGAGCCGTATACCGACCGCACCGTCGTGGTCGGCGGCAACACCCCGTACACGACCACCGTCTCCGGCGGCGCGCTGCCCGCCGGGCTGAGCCTCGACTCCGCCACCGGCGTGCTCTCCGGCACGCCGACCGCCGCCGGCGACTTCGCGTTCACCGTGTCCGCGACGGATGCCGACGCGGCGCAGGTGAGCCGGGCGTACACGCTGCGCATCAACGGCGCGCCGCCGGCCGACGCCTGCCCCGACGACCCGGCGAAGACCGATCCCGGCATCTGTGGCTGCGGCGTCGCCGACACCGACAGCGACGGCGACGGCACGCCCGACTGCGTCGACCAGTGCGCCAACGACCCGGCAAAGACCGATGCCGGCGTCTGCGGCTGCGGCGTCGCGGACACCGACAGCGACGGCGACGGCACGCCCGACTGCCACGACCAGTGCGCCAGCGATCCGGCGAAGGTCGCGCCGGGCACCTGCGGCTGCGGCGTCGCGGACACCGACAGCGACGGCGACGGCACGCCCGACTGCCACGATCAGTGCGCCAACGATCCGGCGAAGGTCGCGCCGGGCACCTGCGGCTGCGGCGTCGCGGACACCGACAGCGACGGCGACGGCACGCCCGACTGCCACGACCAGTGCGCCAACGATCCGGCGAAGGTCGCGCCGGGCGCCTGCGGCTGCGGCGTGGCGGACACGGACAGCGACGGCGACGGCACGCCCGACTGCCACGATCAGTGCGCCAACGATCCGGCCAAGGTCGCGCCGGGCGCCTGCGGCTGCGGCGTCGCGGATACCGACAGCGACGGCGACGGCACGCCCGACTGCCACGACCAGTGCGCCAGCGATCCGGCGAAGGTCGCGCCGGGCGTCTGCGGCTGCGGCGTGGCGGACACCGACAGCGACGGCGACGGCACGCCCGACTGCCACGATCAGTGCGCCAGCGATCCGGCGAAGGTCGCGCCGGGCGCCTGCGGCTGCGGCGTGGCGGATACCGACAGCGACGGCGACGGCACGCCCGACTGCCACGACCAGTGCGCCAGCGATCCGGCGAAGGTCGCGCCGGGCGCCTGCGGCTGCGGCGTGGCGGACACCGACGCCAACGGCAACGGCATCGCCGATTGCCTCGAAACCGGCCGCGCCGATCTGCGGCTCAGCTTCGAGGCGAAGGGCAAGCCGGGCAAGGTCGGACGGCGTCTGGCCTACGAGATCGCGGTGCGGAACGACGGGCCGGACACCGCCACCGCGGTGGTGACCAGCGTGCGGTGCGCGGGCCTGCCCTTCCACCTGGAGGCCCAGGCCAGCGACTGCGCGGTGGATGGCGGGGCGCTGATCTGTCCGTCCGGCACCGTGCGCGCCCGCAAGGCCGCCAAGGAGCGCCTGGTGATCGTGCCCGAAGCGACCGGCGTGCTGCGCTGCGTCGCGACGGTGTCGAGCGCGGTGCGCGATCCCAACCCGGCCAACGACACGGCGGCCGCGGACGTCCAGGTCCGCTGA
- a CDS encoding sensor histidine kinase: MAHTGSWATVGRGEGAHDLAADTDRLFVDRVRLGLWLVNAGIAAVFVGWLLVNGTSRPLLSGIQALNFLVVAAALRLLRDPERRTLNHVVAFVAYAVTIVSTAGVGIVAGDGTTPLLILVGMSVIAAVLVPWRPAWHLAGMALTVAAAVWTVATVATQPLLWLRNAGAIAPTLIAAVYLSRTLSRQRAEAVRAARELRDANRRLEREIEERRKTETALRFAMRELDHRVNNTLATVQSVAEQTLRSSPSMSAFAPAFAGRIQALARIHGALAARRWDGLTVGELVELLVEPHRRPGASVRVDSPDGFVPGELVRALGMALHELATNAARYGALSAAGGEVVVAARVRADGDARLRIHWRERGGPPVGEPARRGFGTRLIEEALAYDTQGRASLGFAAEGVRCDIELPIPPPS, encoded by the coding sequence GTGGCGCACACGGGGTCCTGGGCGACGGTCGGGCGCGGCGAAGGAGCGCACGACCTCGCGGCGGATACCGATCGACTGTTCGTCGACCGGGTGCGGCTCGGGCTGTGGCTGGTCAACGCCGGCATCGCCGCCGTCTTCGTCGGCTGGCTGCTGGTCAACGGCACCTCGCGGCCGCTGCTGAGCGGCATCCAGGCGCTCAATTTCCTGGTCGTCGCTGCCGCCCTGCGGCTGCTGCGCGATCCCGAGCGGCGCACCCTCAACCACGTCGTCGCGTTCGTCGCCTATGCGGTGACCATCGTCTCGACCGCCGGCGTCGGCATCGTCGCCGGCGACGGCACCACGCCGCTGCTCATCCTGGTCGGCATGTCGGTGATCGCCGCGGTGCTCGTGCCCTGGCGCCCGGCCTGGCACCTCGCCGGGATGGCCCTCACCGTCGCCGCCGCCGTCTGGACGGTGGCGACGGTGGCGACGCAGCCGCTGCTCTGGCTGCGCAACGCCGGGGCGATCGCGCCGACGTTGATCGCCGCCGTCTACCTCTCGCGCACGCTCAGCCGGCAGCGCGCCGAGGCGGTGCGGGCAGCGCGCGAGCTGCGCGACGCGAACCGCCGTCTCGAGCGCGAGATCGAGGAGCGGCGCAAGACGGAGACCGCCCTGCGCTTCGCCATGCGCGAGCTCGATCACCGGGTGAACAACACCCTCGCCACGGTGCAGTCGGTGGCCGAGCAGACCCTGCGCTCCTCGCCCTCGATGTCCGCCTTCGCTCCGGCGTTCGCCGGCCGCATCCAGGCGCTGGCGCGGATCCACGGCGCGCTCGCGGCGCGGCGCTGGGACGGCCTGACGGTGGGCGAGCTGGTCGAGCTGCTGGTCGAACCCCATCGTCGCCCCGGCGCCAGCGTGCGGGTCGACTCGCCCGACGGCTTCGTGCCCGGGGAGCTGGTGCGCGCGCTCGGCATGGCGCTGCACGAGCTCGCCACCAACGCGGCGCGCTACGGCGCCCTCTCCGCCGCCGGCGGCGAGGTGGTGGTGGCGGCGCGGGTACGCGCCGACGGCGACGCCCGGCTGCGCATCCACTGGCGCGAACGCGGCGGCCCGCCGGTCGGCGAGCCGGCGCGGCGCGGCTTCGGCACGCGGCTGATCGAGGAGGCGCTGGCCTACGACACGCAGGGCCGCGCCAGCCTCGGCTTCGCCGCCGAGGGCGTGCGCTGCGACATCGAGCTGCCGATCCCGCCGCCGTCATGA
- a CDS encoding response regulator gives MTSLSLRGLRILVVEDNFVLADALRYLLAGYDGIVTAIAPTVERARAALAAEPVDVAVLDINLNGASVVPFAEELRAAGVPFVFVTGYGDDPELLPAHLRTLPRLEKPVEAERLVGLLLDLTARPRPSS, from the coding sequence ATGACGTCGCTCTCGCTGCGGGGTCTGCGCATCCTGGTCGTCGAGGACAATTTCGTCCTCGCCGACGCGCTGCGCTATCTGCTCGCCGGGTACGACGGCATCGTCACCGCGATCGCGCCGACGGTGGAGCGGGCGCGCGCCGCGCTGGCGGCGGAGCCGGTCGACGTCGCGGTGCTCGACATCAATCTCAACGGCGCCAGCGTCGTGCCCTTCGCGGAGGAGCTGCGCGCCGCGGGCGTCCCGTTCGTCTTCGTCACCGGCTACGGCGACGATCCCGAGCTGCTGCCCGCCCACCTGCGGACGCTGCCGAGACTGGAGAAGCCGGTCGAGGCCGAGCGGCTGGTCGGCCTGCTGCTCGACCTGACGGCGCGCCCGCGCCCGTCATCCTGA